gtgtCTACTATCACATTTACTTGTCTATAATTATTATCGACCCAACTCAACCTCAGTTCGTTTTTATCACGGCCCAGACAGTCACTCCCTTTTGCTGCAAGCCCAGTTATGGGTCAAGTGCTTACGGCCCAGATCACCCATTTAAAGAAGGCCAATATAACATGTTGGACAAGGCCCATCGTTATCGACCCAACACTcctttaaaaggaaaatgaaaagccCAGAAACGTAATTATTTGAACTCGGGCTTCCAATCTTGAGTGTGGCCCAAACTTTCCAACTTGAGTcgagatgaagatgaatgaaGTTGTTTCTACATGTTGAACTCaaaaaagaaggtaaaaaaaaaaaaattagagaactATATGCTTgttgttaatatataaaaacgCTGAGAATCActataatacaaaaaattgaatgatacCAACAAGAAACAATAGATATTTACTCTATTCAGCCTgcataaattatttgatgatatattaattattttattttatagatctAAATctcaatattatatatacacacacacacagcAAACTTATGgtattataaaattatcttATATAAAAACCCATTTTCTGAAATTggcaaagttaaaaaaaaatggatacaaataaaaattgtggGATGCTtttaatagaaacaaaataaaagtgcATGTGACCGTATCTCTTCTcctctttattaatttgtaaGTTTGGAATTCCAACTTCCCAATTTAGACCTTAATCAAGTATACATGTGTTTCAATCCATCCAATTATATTTAGATTCGTAATTATTCTACATTAATTTATACTTGTTTTCATGTGATTATAagcaacaaaaaaatccatacgtgggtttttttaattatcaacaagaatcttattttcaaagaatataaaatatttatggttgaTTAAGAGATTAGAAGTGTTCATCaaactactttttaaattttcaatttctgtccaaaacatatttaaatctctatgaaaaacttttaaattggGTGAGTACTTATTGAGAGACAAAGTTGAACTTTCCCAAATTGGGAGAGTCCTccacttaaaaaatttgaaattagaattaaaaagtAAGTTCTTAAAACAGATAAAACCATTTCAGataatatacatatgaaattTCCTAAAATTAGCTATTTTTGCAATATCTTAGGACCctgaaattaaagaagaattagataaattaaaattaacctAAGTTTgcaacatattttttaaaataacctaaATATGGCACTCTATTATCTACTTAgcaattattattagtattattacataattatgTTATACGGTGTAGGGCATGCGCAATTAGATAATCAAGATTTGAATCCTTAATTATGTGTTGTTTACTTTACTtaccaaaaaaacaattgattcaatgaaattgttatgatagcaaaagtaataataataaattaaaatttacataaatagaataaattaaaaaaaagtttacatGCTTTTATAAACTATACTCTTTTATTCACTTTATTgtgtaataaatttgatagaaaaaatcaaaatatttggcTAATATTTGTATGATCTCATTTTGTTCATGTAATTTCCAAACTTTCACATTCTTTATATAGAATCaaaccaaagaaaatcaatttgattttaaaaagttaaatacttctatttatatttttattattccaATGATCGAATcaattcttttcaatttcaacgactttttctttaaaaaaaaaccaacaattTAGTTCATAATTAGATCATACCAACTCTTATactactttttatattttcttagtGTAAATAAACGacccattttttcttttctcttaaagGACAAATATAAGTGAccaattgattttttctttaatctaaAATGAGTGACGATCTAAATACCAATCTTATCCTATCATACAATTTTGTCTTGTTtgctaatatatatatatatatttggtattaTGAGCTAAAGTACTAAGTCTCACaccctattttattttattattcttttcgttttttagatacttttcatttttatttcacatGATTTCCAGCCTATGATCAATGTAAAACTTACAATTTATTCACCTACACAATTTTTTGTGTgtgaaactaaaaacaaaaagttgttCTTCAATTCTGGGCTTACACTTGAATTAGAGTTCAGCCTGATGGTCATTATTTAATGCaacttatttaatatatagtttattattgttcatgttaacttttaaaatattacacaaTAAAGTTACGTCATTCATCACCTAACTCCATTATTCATAAAAGCcttttacaataaattatttctttattgaaAAGGAGATTGATTCACTCTCAATAGTATATCATAGACATATACGATCCTTCcattgagtttttcttttttaaattttgcatacatataaataaattttgatattattgttaattgtatatatacagtcttattgatttggttaattataagtattcaaatttatattataattaatagagaatggttttatattttatatgtctatatatatataagaaaaagtagaaatacTGTGGTGATAAAATTCTAACAATTGTATAGCCATTGATTTACGGATATATCAACCAATATTTCAATACTTAAATGGTAAGTGGTAATTAGTCTTTAATTAgtctttaatatttcaatatttccATAACATTGTGGGATAGAAACTACGAGGAATCCACATTTCCTTTAAGACATCACAAcctttatataaaatatatatacataggAGTTAGAGATTAAAACATATCTAACCTTAGAAatgtaaaatgaaagaaagtataGTGAATAAAATTGGCATTTATGATTCAATCATTGGAATGGGAAGAAATGTAGGGTATGGGGTTGCATTCATCTATCATTTACCTGGTCTCTGTCCTCCTCTCAGTGAAGAagaaagttcttttttttttcttcttgtctcAATTTTctgatgaaattgaaaatttattccCAAATGTTTTGGCAGTcgaaaagtttgattttgtattCTGAGTTAAAATATACGAATGGAGGTACAAAATGAACAATCGAACATTTTAAGACATGGAATTAAATTCTAtgttgaatttaatttgtctatctacctatatatatatatataacaatgtACTTTAATTTCAAGAGTTTTCATTTGCCAACATGCCTTAACTCTGGTTGTTGAGTCTGttggattgaaaaagaaagaaagaaaaaaaataataattctacAATCATTAATgctaaattgtttattttatttgtgaaatttgaatcaatttttGTGATTGGAATTTTTAAATCTGTAAATTCATCCTTAACTTTGGTCATTGAGAGTAGGATTTTATTagtcattttaaaacttaaaagaaaaaaaaaagggtggcattgttttaaatcactaacaaaaagtttaaattaatttacttataatagttcgatttaaaatgaagaattatTAGTCTAATTGTAAACTGATTTGCTCccaattagtttaatttagaagctgtgtcaaataattattaattttgtttgttaaacAAGTTTAaacatatgaaaaagaaaagaaaaagttgtaaGTCGATTGCTAACTTCCTTTTCAAACTGTCCCTATCTTCATTTAGTCTCCTGAccgtttgaaatttgaatttaccTCAAAAtgggaagagagaaagagagagagagagggagaagaAATAAAGGAAGCAAACACCAAATTGATAAGCAAATGAACAATTTTTGACGATGATATGCTCATAAAgactacatatatataaagtttgataaatcTTATTCACTTTCAATCGACATCCTACAAAACCTTTTCACATTCACCAAACTCTAATAAAAccatacaaatttgaaagatgGGTTTGTTTTCACTTTGTTCTGAAATCAATACCAAACAAAGCTTAAGTAACCTACTTAGATGATCTCTACGATGAAAATGAGCATGAAAATTAACAGGACTTCATGAATTGGGTTTCACCTTTTTAGTATGGGAACAAAAGGTTAGACCTATACATGTTAAATCAATCAACATCCATATGGCATTCTCCCACTCATTGCTCTCCTAACATGGAGTTTAGGAGTTTAGTGTTAGTATATACGTTCCTAAATCATacatgaaaatgaatttaaattcatCCATATACCAAGGGGATTGAGAATAAAATTAGCCGCCACTCCCATTTAAGTCaaacaagaaatgaaagaaaccCGCCTTATTTGGCAATCATTTGATCGATTAAAACAAAGTAACAAGGGGCCATTTGGCGGATCCAAATTCataatcactttttattttttcttttcaaaagatgaaaatcaTGATTAACAAAATGcttcattaaaaaaagtaaacctAATTTTGAGTTATAATCATGAAAAATGACTTAATCTTTCACATTTTAGAGATGTTAGACTAAATTCACGTAATCAAACGTTTGGCATCTATGAAGAATGTTGATACAACttggaataaataaaaaagaaaacggaAAATGTGTCTTTTCGAAATTGCACACACATCTCACTTAAAAAGGGTCCCATAAACAAATATTGTCAAAATGATACACTATAGGGATTTAACCAACTGATCTGATACTTAAAAAGCAATGTCGGAATTTCCATGCAGAGAAAAATGGACAATAACCAAAAACACATCAAACAACAATTATGGCATCGTTTCATTTATTAGAATATTGTCCTTTTCAATAACAATGAATGAGTATTGCTTATAATTAAGTGCAGCCCACCATTTGCatatatttccttttatcaCAAAGCTAATATTATACTTTAGACAAATgacaaaagttgaattttaataaatttgaatgatcTAATTCATGCATACTATCATGAAATTTGAGAGTTTAATtgtataattacaaatataaccaGATTAATTATCCAATTAAAGTTGTGATTGGAGAGGTACAGCCTAATTATTTGTGAGTAGAAATGGAGAACATGTggaatatataatttaatagaaataagAGAAGTggattattaataatattaaaaaaattacaataagaTAAGTGGACGGACAGAGGGCCGGGCCATCCACGTGATGCTGATTTGTTTATTAGAAAGGACAAGTAATGGCCAGAACAGCATTCTCCTTTTCAATATTCAAaacacctttttctttttcaatcgACATTTCCaataatcaaatcaacaacaaaacacACACATTACCTTCTTCTCTAACACGAACACCCCCCCCAAAAGAATCCCATTTTTCCACGCagattcaaattgaaaataataaaaagaggaaCAGTAGCAACTAAAACAACattatttattggtttttgatgaagagaagagaagagaagtgAAGTGAAGAGAGGAAAGGGGCAATTtggagaaatagaaaaaagattcAAGTGGAGAGATTAGGAAATCGAGGGCACCGCATGGAAATGGAGAGCATGCAGTCATCTTTGGGGCAGATGGTGGGATTGAAAGCGATTTCATCACAGCCGTCGGAAGTGTGCCTCTTGAAATCAAGCAACGTACAAAACATAGCGATGAAAAGAACGAGTTGGTTTAGAGCGTACCGTTGCCCAACGCACTGGTGGGACCCAGCACCGAATGCCAGAAAGTTCCTTTTGAAAATTCGGTCTTCTTGCCTTTCTTCAGAGAACCGTTCCGGGTCGAATCGCTCCGGTTCTACGAAACCCTGGAAGCTCGACTCGTATGCAGATGGGAAAACGATTGCACCTTTTGGGATGCTGTATGAATCTGTCAACGGGAAATCCGCCGCTGCTACGTGCGGCACTACCGTTGCCGGAGCACGGTAACGGACCACCTCACGGGCCACTGCCTGAGTGTACTTCATTTCCAAAAGCTGCTCCGATGAGATCAGTGTATCTGATTCCGGTGACCAGATGGATTTGACTTCTTCCCGAACTTTGTCGATCACCTCGGGATGTGAGTCGAGGAGACTTACGGCCCATAGAAGCGACGAAGTGGAAGCGTCTTGCGCGGCGAAGAGGAAATCGAAGAGGTACAAGCCGAGTTCGAAGTTACTGGTGTGAACGGGCTCTGGCTCGCCGGCTGCTGCCGCAGCTTCGAGTTCTTTTACGGTGTCCTGCATCCAAAAGTCGATTAAACACGTCggctcttcttctttcttcattttcgtCTTGCTCTTCTCTGCACAGTCCGCTAGAACCTCCACTAGCCGGTCGACGGCGAGTTTCGCGTTTCTGAAACCTGTTCCAGGTAAATCGATTGGAAGTTTCATGAGACCGACATTGAAGATGTTGTAATCGACTCTGAACTTTTCGCGAACCTTTTCGGCTAAATACGGCCCGACGAACACCATCTGAGAGGTTTCGAGGTTAAGATCTCGAGCCAAATACCTCAAGGGAATGGGCTTCGGTGAGGATTCCGACGATTTCTGCTCCCAAAGCTTCAAGTGTTTGAGAATGATGATCTGTTGAAGCGCGGTGTATGTTGAAAGCGCTTTAGGCGTGAAATTAGGAGCGATTCGACGGCGGAGATCCTTGTGCTTTTGTCCCAACATATAAATCAGATTATCTTCACCAAATAGCTTCTTCCCGAAGGGATGACCGACGAGATTCATAGCATCGGAACGCACATTGGCGAAAATCTTGTGAGAGAGCTCAGTATCGCGAATAAAGACGATGAAGTTACCGGCGATGTAGTTGACAGAGAAACCAACACCGGAGGATTTAGCCAAAGAAGCCTGAATTTCCCAGAAACGGGCAGGGTTTCTAACGAGAGGAATTGCGTTGCCGACGAAGGGGAGAACAAGAGAAGGACCAGGAACAGAgcgtttcttcttcaaataagAGATCTGCTCGAGAAAGAGAAGCAGAAACACAAGTGAAGCCGCAAAGGGAAGCAGCGGCGATAAAAAAGCCAAAAGGGTATTCATGATTTTTGTTGGAACGAAAGCGAAAGAATTGTAAGGGAGAAAGTGGAgcagagaagagaagagaagagagttTAAATGAGGGAATGAAACAGAGAAAATGGATTAGGAGGCCATTAAAGCattgaaggaagaaagagagagagataaggTTCAAAGTTGAGAGCTCTAAAgagggtgtgtgtgtgtatgttagataaagaagaagaagacattaATTAAGAGTTGGAAATAGAGATGGGATCTCGGCAGACTTGTCTCTTCTCTCCCCccattcatttctttttttcccttttatatTCTACCCTTTTTCTATCTAAACTTTCCCATTCATCAACATTACATTACTCCTAATTTTGGACTCATTCCACTAAGGTTGAAATAGAGATGGTTAAATTGATTAGCAAAGCAACAAACGCCCTAAACTCCTAATAACAATTTGGTCACCAAGAAGATATGGACACCAAAATCATAGCCAAGACAGTGAGgttaaagaagagaaaaagggaagaaacGTGAGACAGAAaatgatgagagaaaaaaaaagaaaggtaagaagaagaaagaaagaaagaacgcacaaaaaatgagaaaaggaaaggagaaaAGCTCTCCAAATCAGCACGACTGTAACGTTCAACACATTGTGAAGAGTCAATTCCAAAACATAATCaagttataattattaaagaaaatataaagaatgcCATTGAGATTTTGAGTTCACAAATTTGctttcaaatgttgaattttttactatttcacATATTTCCAAATTGAAATCTCAATAtcaatataacataaatttttacCTAACTTGAGACCGACTGTTCCAATTTCGATAGCTAACAAAATGAGTTTGTGtacttcaaaatcaaaactcacaGTTTTCACCTGTGAAGTGATTTACAAAGTTCGTAAGTACCCCACCAGTTCATAAGTCCAcatctttattaatttacaacttttaaaatacatCATTGTATATGAACTTTTGTCTACATTCATTTGAGAAACGCAACAATTTAggtagaaaattttaaaacgaaAGAAAACTCTCATCCAtcgaacaaaaatataaattgtctcgaaatttttatatcattcaCATTCTTTAATTGTATGCTAAAATCATAGTATAGAAAAGCAAGTTTAATTAGAGTTATTATCCTCGAATAAGTATACATGTAGTTTGGAACTTGGAAGGAAGTGAAGAAAACGAAGACGAAAATTATGAATGGACTGAGaatacaatgaaaaatatatgaaagatttggatttgaagaagataaatattatttgtgttgtcaactttaatttaaaatttcaagcaaGAAAACTTACAgttctttaaagaaatttgttgcGTGAAAAATCATTACAAACATTTATACATACCAATTATAGTTTTATCTATTGTTCATATGAAAAACGCAAAGGGAAGAATTTAATAGTTAACACATCCAAAATTATAACGTTTCTATgatttgaaactaaatttaattaaaataaataggttgaaaaagaaaagttaaaaattaattttataaatatgtgcGAACAATACGAGACTTGCCAAAGTAATCGTCATCTTAGCTTGATGTTAACTGACATAACATTTGTTCTCAAAGGTTATAAGGTTTAACTTTcactatataatttttgtactaaagaaaacaatagagAGATTTGTAGTTCAAATTTCTATTTGGGTTGTTTGGATCGAAAACGttactttataattaaaataaataattaatgtataCATAGAGGAACTAAACTATTAAGTGTTCGATTTACTAATTCTATATATAGAAAccaaccaaaatcaaatagCAAATTACATGAATGTAGTTATAAATTCAGTTTGGCATTATTTAAcatgttatattaattaatcaactttaaagaaaaacaaatgagtGATTTTCTATATTGATATTTACAACGACCCACAACCCAATATTGATTAAAGTTTATCAgtatcataattaataaaatctaaaattttattaaatttgatatatttatataattttgtaatttacaataattttacttaaataaatataaactaattgCAATATTAATAACTGgcaattatattttcttttagtaaaattgtagatttagtcaaagtaaaaaaaaaaaaagattgaataatgacaaaagtttataatttaacttaaatttaatattaagtAGTAAGAAACAATGTATTAGTTTACgtacaaaaatgattttatataacaaaactctaaaaatgtttaaaacatGACAATGGATTCTTTCGCCCTacctatagttttaaataagTTAATGACTCTGTAccttgatttaaatttttggagAACGTacctttatatttaaatctaaGTTCAAcaattaattgatattaatttacCAACAAGAGGGTTCAAATTCAACTCCAGAGCATTAAAAAACccatattaaataaattaaaattttcctaaCAAGTTGTGTAAAATTTAATGGCAAAAAACTTatgaaacaaaacaagttattataatatttaatgaagatttttcttcttttgctttattataatatttggaGATGTTGAAGACAAAATgcataaaattctaaatattggATGGAAACGTTGGAGCAAGTGGCCTTTACAACTCATATCACAACAAAGgacttattctttttttcctttttgtaaaAATCACAATCAAAACATAGATTCCATCCACAAATATTCTTTTGGTGGTTGAAACCACCCCATGGCCACAAAACATGTAATCAACTCTTCTACCCAACAATTTGCTTCAtcagagaaaaagaaagatgaggGTATGGTACAAAATCAATGAAATGCAAacgtttttaatatttttgtcacACTACAAAGATATTACTGTTTCAAATTCCCCACCCTACTGGACTAAATAGACAAActgttttcatatttttaaataaatgaattaggTTTTTAGCTAGACTCAGTTCGAAAATTCAAAAccaccaaatttaaacatagcATACAAGTGAACAATATACAAGATAACATTTAATCAAGACACAAATCTTTCGAGGTTAGATACATTTTGGCCAACCTACTTAGACATATTACCAGGACGCGTTCTAGCATGCCCATCAATCGAAGTAAAAAACACAGAAAGTTAAATTTCTACAAACCCACTTGATGAAATTCTCATTATATGCTTTGGGTGGAGGTTGGAGGTCGCCCACGCCCCATTGTGAACCCCCGAGTTCCATCAGGCATTTTTGGACCAGGGGGTGGCTTCGATAGT
This DNA window, taken from Cucumis sativus cultivar 9930 chromosome 6, Cucumber_9930_V3, whole genome shotgun sequence, encodes the following:
- the LOC101221194 gene encoding cytochrome P450 710A11, with the translated sequence MNTLLAFLSPLLPFAASLVFLLLFLEQISYLKKKRSVPGPSLVLPFVGNAIPLVRNPARFWEIQASLAKSSGVGFSVNYIAGNFIVFIRDTELSHKIFANVRSDAMNLVGHPFGKKLFGEDNLIYMLGQKHKDLRRRIAPNFTPKALSTYTALQQIIILKHLKLWEQKSSESSPKPIPLRYLARDLNLETSQMVFVGPYLAEKVREKFRVDYNIFNVGLMKLPIDLPGTGFRNAKLAVDRLVEVLADCAEKSKTKMKKEEEPTCLIDFWMQDTVKELEAAAAAGEPEPVHTSNFELGLYLFDFLFAAQDASTSSLLWAVSLLDSHPEVIDKVREEVKSIWSPESDTLISSEQLLEMKYTQAVAREVVRYRAPATVVPHVAAADFPLTDSYSIPKGAIVFPSAYESSFQGFVEPERFDPERFSEERQEDRIFKRNFLAFGAGSHQCVGQRYALNQLVLFIAMFCTLLDFKRHTSDGCDEIAFNPTICPKDDCMLSISMRCPRFPNLST